Genomic segment of Microbacterium sp. M28:
CCGAGATGGCCTGCGCCACGACGGTCGCGAGGGCCGCGCCGGCGACGCCCCAGCCGACGGGTCCGACCAGCAGGACGACGAGGCCGACGTTCAGCGCGCAGGCGAGCGTGAGGAACCACAGCGGCGTGCGAGAGTCGCCGATCGCGCGGATGATCGCGGCGAGATAGTTGAAGAACATCGTCGCCGCGGCACCCAGGAAGCTCACCTGAGCGAACACGACCGCATCGTCCATGAGCTCTGGCGGGGTCTGCATGGCCGCGAGCGCCGGCTCCGCGAGCAGCGGAGCGGCGATCGTGAGCACGATGCTCATCCCCCCGGTGAGGATCGTTCCGACCGCGACCGAGCGTCGGACGGCCCGGGCATCCCCGGCGCCGTAAGCCTGTGCGGTCGGGATCGCGAAACCGCTCGTGAGACCCCACGCGAAGCCGAGCAGCAGGAAGAGCAGGCTGCCGGTCGCGCCGACGGCGGCGAGCGCGTCGACGCCGAGCTGACGTCCGACGACGATGGTGTCGACGAACTGGTACAGCTGCTGGACGACGTTGCCGATCAGCAGCGGCACGGAGAAGGCGAGGATGACGCGCCAGGGCGCGCCGGTGGTGAGGGAAGGGGACACAGTCGCTCGACAGGCAGGAGGGGGCGGATCGGGGATGCACACGCAGAGGTGCGACCTCCGATTGTATCGAATCGATTCGAGCGCGTCGAGACCGGAAGGCGTATTCTCATCCTTATGCCAAGCACCGTCGCCGCGATCGTCGCGCCCTCCGCCACCGACCGTCTCACCGTCAGCACCATCGAGCGCCGCGATGTCGGGCCGCACGACGTGCTCATCGACATCCGCTGGGCGGGGATCTGCCACTCCGACATCCACACGATCAAGGGCGACTGGGGTCCGCAGCAGTACCCGCTGACGGTCGGGCACGAGATCGCGGGGGTCGTCGCGGAGGTCGGCTCCGAGGTGACGAAGCACCGGGTCGGTGACCGCGTCGGCGTCGGATGCCTGGTGAACTCGTGCGGGGAGTGCGCGAACTGCACGGCCGGTTCGGAGCAGTACTGCCTGAACGGCGCGATCGGCACCTACGGCGCGAAGGACGTCGACGGCACGATCACGCAGGGCGGCTACTCCACGAGCGTCGTCGTGACCGAGGACTTCGTCCTGCGCCTGCCCGAGGAGATCCCGTTCGAGAAGGCGGCGCCGCTGCTGTGCGCCGGTATCACGACCTACTCGCCGCTGCGGCACTGGAACGCCGGCCCCGGCACGCGCGTCGCTGTCGTCGGGCTCGGCGGGCTCGGCCACATGGCCGTCAAGCTCGCGCACGCCATGGGCGCGGAGGTGACGGTGCTCACCCGCACACTCGCGAAGAAGGACGACGCGATCGCGCTCGGCGCCGACCGTGCGTTCGCGACGAACGATCCGGAGACGTTCCGCGAGCTCCGCGGCGCCTTCGACCTCATCATCAACACGGTCTCGGCGCCGATCGACGTCGACGCGCATCTGAAGCTGCTCGCCCTCGACGGCACCCTCGTGAACGTCGGCGCACCGGCCGAGCCGCTCAGCCTGCACGTGGGGACGCTGATCGGCGGGCGGCGCTCGTTCGCCGGCTCCAACATCGGCGGAATCGCCGAGACGCAGGAGATGCTGGACTTCTGCGCCGAGCACGGCATCTCCCCCGAGGTCGAGATCGTCTCGGCATCCGAGGTCAACGAGGCCTGGGACCGCGTGCTCGCGTCGGACGTCCGGTATCGGTTCGTCATCGACGCCTCGACGATCGCCGGCTGAGCCCGGCGGGCGCGGGCGCGATTCAGGGCGAAGCCGCGCGATCTCCGGCATCCGCGTCGGAGGAGAACACCTGCACGGGAGGGCCGAATCGCCGGAATCGCTCCTCCCATCCGCGAGTTCTCCTCCCATCCGATCTCCCCCGCGACGGTCGCTGCTGTTCACCACCCGGTGTGCAGCAGCGACTGCACGACGATCGCGAACACGACCTGCACCGCGAGCATGACCTGGCGCGTCCGCCTTCCGAACAGCGCCAGGCCCAGCAGCGCCCACGGCACGAACGGCAGCCAGATCCGCTCGACCTCCGCACGGCTCATGTTCGACAGGTCCGCCAGCAGGATGCTCAGCCACGCCGCCGCCACGAGCAGCAGCACGACCCGCACGCCGTCGTCGCTCGGAGGCCCGGTACGACGACGCCGGATGCCGGCATCGGCTGCTCCCCCGAGCGATGCCGCGACCATGGGGCCCGCACTGATCGCGAACGCCGCGAGGTTGCCCCACATCCAGTACGTCGGCGGTCGTCGCGAGGCGACGCCGTCCCAGTACCGCTGCTGCAGCACGGGGAACGCCTCCCACCAGGCGAAGCCGCCGGCGGCGAACGCCAGGACGACCACGAGAGCCGCACCCGCCGCGATCGGCAGCGGCCACCATCGACGCGCCGCGAACAGGACGGCGAGGGCGAGCACGCCGAGCAGCGGCAGGCCGTACGACAGCATGACGCAGTAGCCCAGCAGTGCACCGGCGAGCAGAGACCACGCGATCATCGCGACCGGGCCCTCGCCGCGACGTGCTGAGGTGGCCGCACGGGCGAGCGCCCACAGCCCCCAGGCGGCGAACGCGGTGAACATGCCGTCGCCGGAAACCCCGATCCAGATGGCGGCGGGCGTGAAGACGAGGAACGGTGCGGCCCGGCGAGCGGATGCCTCGGCCCCCAGGGCGCGCAGTGCGCCCAGCACGGCGACGGGGATGGTCGCCCCCAGCACGATCACGACGAGGCCGGCGGCGAGTCCGCTGCCGAGCCCGACGCGCACGAGGACGTAGAAGAACAGCAGCGCCCCAGGCGGGTGCCCCGCGATGTGCACCGGCCAGTTGTCCTCGTGCGCGTACGGGATGCGCTCGACGTACTCGCGCAGGGTCGCCCCGAAATCGGTGACCTCACGCGCCGTGCCGAGGTACTCGTAGCGATGGTTCAGGATCGTCCCGATCCCGTCGAGACCGTCGACGAGCGCCAGCGAGAGCAGCCACACCAACGCCGCGCCGAACACGATCAACTGCAGCGGCACCCACCGCACGCGGGCGGCGAGCCTATGACCGAACAGCACCGCCAGCACGCCGACCGCCACAGCCACCGGCAGGCCAGGGCCGATCCTCGGCATCCATTCGGCGTGCAACGGGGGGAACGACTTGACCCGCACATTCCACCCGGTCAGTGCCGGTATCGCGATCGCGGCGGCGATCAGCAGGACCGCGACGGCCCCGCTCCACAGCGCCACCCGTGGCCGCACGACGCTCACGGCTGCTCGACCGCCGCTCGCAACGGATCCTGCGCGAACTGCGCGACACCCTCCTCGAATGCGACCTGCGGCCGCCAGCCGAGCTCGGCGCGGATGCGGGCGGAGGATGCCGTGATGTGCCGCACGTCGCCCGCGCGGAACCGCCCGCTGACGCGTGGAGCCGGACCGCCCATGGCCTCGGCGAGCGCACGGGCGAAGTCGCCGATCGTGCGGACGTCGCCGCTGGCGACGTTGAACGCCCTCGCCACCCCCGCGTCCACGGTCGCGGTCCACTCGAGCGCGGCGACGTTGGCCGCGGCGACGTCGGTCACGTGGACGAAGTCGCGACGCTGCTGCCCGTCCTCGAACACGTCCGGCGCCTCCCCGCGTTCCAGCGCGGAGCGGAACAGCGACGCGACCCCGGCGTAGGGTGTGCCCTGCGGCATCCACGGCCCGTAGACGTTGTGGTAGCGCAGCATCGCCGCGGCACCACCGGTGCTGCGGGCCCAGTCCCGCGCGAGCAGCTCCTGCTCGAACTTGGTCGCAGCGTACGTGTTGCGCGGGTCGCACGGCTGGTCTTCGTCGATCAGCTCCGGTTGCAGCAGGCGTCCGGTCTCGGGCGAGCGGGGGTCGAAGACGCCGGCTTCGAGGTCGGCGAGCCGCCGAGGCGGCGCCTGCAGCTGCCGGTCGCCGTCACGGTACAGGCCCTCCCCGTAGACGACCATCGAGGATGCCAGGACGAGGCGGCGGATGCCGGCATCGCGCATCGCCGTGAGCAGCATCGCGGTGCCGAGTGAGTTCGAC
This window contains:
- a CDS encoding NAD-dependent epimerase/dehydratase family protein, producing the protein MSRTLLVTGGRGFIGGAVVEQALAHGWSVRVLDSMRPDVHDPSEGRPLPAGVEFVQGDVRDTDVLAAALRGVDAVCHQAAKVGLGVDIGDAPDYVASNSLGTAMLLTAMRDAGIRRLVLASSMVVYGEGLYRDGDRQLQAPPRRLADLEAGVFDPRSPETGRLLQPELIDEDQPCDPRNTYAATKFEQELLARDWARSTGGAAAMLRYHNVYGPWMPQGTPYAGVASLFRSALERGEAPDVFEDGQQRRDFVHVTDVAAANVAALEWTATVDAGVARAFNVASGDVRTIGDFARALAEAMGGPAPRVSGRFRAGDVRHITASSARIRAELGWRPQVAFEEGVAQFAQDPLRAAVEQP
- a CDS encoding NAD(P)-dependent alcohol dehydrogenase, which produces MPSTVAAIVAPSATDRLTVSTIERRDVGPHDVLIDIRWAGICHSDIHTIKGDWGPQQYPLTVGHEIAGVVAEVGSEVTKHRVGDRVGVGCLVNSCGECANCTAGSEQYCLNGAIGTYGAKDVDGTITQGGYSTSVVVTEDFVLRLPEEIPFEKAAPLLCAGITTYSPLRHWNAGPGTRVAVVGLGGLGHMAVKLAHAMGAEVTVLTRTLAKKDDAIALGADRAFATNDPETFRELRGAFDLIINTVSAPIDVDAHLKLLALDGTLVNVGAPAEPLSLHVGTLIGGRRSFAGSNIGGIAETQEMLDFCAEHGISPEVEIVSASEVNEAWDRVLASDVRYRFVIDASTIAG